ctctctctctctctctttctcatAATCGGAGAGCGGAGTCAACACAATCCTAGAAAACTACAAAATGCTGCTTACCAGAATTGGCTACCTTTTGGCTCTTAGCGAAATATACCATCTCTTATTCATGTACCATGTCTCGATTGAGCCtacaaaaaattactgaaatacCGTCTCGTTCAAAGAATATTATTAGAAAGAATTATGCTTTATAGTCGACAAAAAATGTCTACTACAAAAGTAAACCAGcacaatattttaagaatataagTCCCGTTCAGTTTTGATTTCTATCATATGAAAAAATCAGTTATACGagtattaatttatatttctttgattttaGAACACAAAATGACCGAGTTTATCGAGATACACATACAGAAGAATCTTAATCACCGCCTCCCACGAAGCATCGATAGCCGACAGGAGATCTTTGGCACTAGCGATGCACGCGACAGACATAGAAAGCTGGACTTATTTCGCGACATGATCGGTGCCAGTGTTAATTTGGCGTTACGCGACAAATCCTGTTGTATGGATACAAATTTCTTAAATCGTTTCCTATACGCAAAGAAATTCGATTGCGTAGCAGCTTTAGACTTActcatcaaatattttttattcaaagagaATAATaagcatattttacaaaaactcaGTATTTTCGATGAAAACATACAAGCTTCCTTGCGGGATGGCAACCCATCCGTATTAAAGCAACGCGATCGTAAGGGGCGTAAAGTCATAACGTTCGCCGCTGCCAATTGGGATACAACTAAATATAGCATGGAGGATGTGTTCCGGGCGTTACTGCTGTCATTGGACAAATTGCTGGAGAATGTGGAGAATCAGGCATTGGGATTTGTGGTGATTGTGGATTGGACGAACTTCACGTATAAGCAATCGAAGCATATCTCAGCTAAAACGCTTAAGTTGATGATTGAATGTTTGCAGGTGAGTAAatgataaatattaattttgaaatgggATAATcagtttgaggaaaaaaaaatcacacagttgaagaggtcgaagatcgttcagaacgaggcatgtcctcaacgatctctcgacctttttttcaatgacaacaacaataacgcaaTAAAACAATCGCAAATCCCAATTAAATGAATACGATAGGAGCATAAGTTTCACACCATACATGGTAGGAGAGAGCATCATTGGAACCGCTCATTGGGCGATGGGCATGCCACATCAAACCGTTAGGCGACATCCTACATGTATCTCAGGAGCGGCAAGACCATCACTAACTGACGGTATTACATTACAATGCAAAAATGGGCGAAATTAGCCTacccacgcctacttcccatataacaccaatttatatcacaattttaaattccttttccACTACAAAAATCAAGAATCAATTAATCTAATAATTCctggaaggcattctccggaatagccttgagagccgaggtgcattcTGCTTGAATCCCCtatcatcggccttttcaggcaaggaaaccaAAAATTCCGAgcggccacatctgggctgtagggcggctgcgaaagtattgggatgccggccttggttaagtaactgttcacaagaaaggcagtATGAGCCGATTGAcacttcgtttgagtctcttgaggacttccacgtaaatcttgatggtttgtccaggaggacaACCTACCTTACCtttaatgtcaaaaaagacaatgagcattattttcactttggacttgctcattcttcccttcttcatcagcgacctcttcccagccctccaaaaaggcctggtgccaccgaaacacaatactttttgctaaagcaacatctgggtaatattcaccatgcgccaaatcttggaaaagacccgtgaaaggagaatcgacacacaccacctcttcgtcgatttcaaagctgctttcgacagcacgaaaaggagctgcctttatgccgcgatgtctgaatttggtatccccgcaaaactgatacggctgtgtaaactgacgttgagcggcaccaaaagctccgtcaggatcgggaagaacctctccgagccgttcgataccaaacgaggtttcagacaaggcgactccctatcgtgcgactttttcaatctgctgctggagaaaatagttcgagctgcagaacttaatcgagcaggtacaatcttctataagagtgtacagctgctggcgtatgccgatgatattgatatcatcggcctcaacacccgcgccgttagttctgctttctcccggctggacaaggaagcaaaacgaatgggtctggctgtgaacgagggcaagacgaaatatctcctgtcatcaaacaaacagtcgtcgcagttgcgacttggcactcacgtcactgttgacagtcataactttgaagttgtagatattttcatctatcttggaaccagcgtaaacaccaccaacaatgtcagcctacttatccaacgcaggataagtcttgccaacaggtgctacttcggactgagtaggcaattgagaagcaaagtcctctctcgacagacaaaaaccaaactctataagtctctcataattcccgtcctgctatatggtgcagaggcttggacgatgtcaacagcggatgagtcgacgttgcgagttttcgagagaaaaattctg
This window of the Bactrocera dorsalis isolate Fly_Bdor unplaced genomic scaffold, ASM2337382v1 BdCtg228, whole genome shotgun sequence genome carries:
- the LOC105233587 gene encoding clavesin-2 — protein: MTEFIEIHIQKNLNHRLPRSIDSRQEIFGTSDARDRHRKLDLFRDMIGASVNLALRDKSCCMDTNFLNRFLYAKKFDCVAALDLLIKYFLFKENNKHILQKLSIFDENIQASLRDGNPSVLKQRDRKGRKVITFAAANWDTTKYSMEDVFRALLLSLDKLLENVENQALGFVVIVDWTNFTYKQSKHISAKTLKLMIECLQDCLPAKFKGIHFIGQPWYVDVMLRVIKPFLNDKIKRRLLVHGTNLNSLHNMVSKDILPPDLGGEGPTINTLDWYHYLLESSQNSELRKTYRLIEATVYSKTADWQKPVTIPNGTQKIESNGNLINIKQIS